Proteins encoded by one window of Candidatus Methylomirabilota bacterium:
- a CDS encoding mandelate racemase/muconate lactonizing enzyme family protein encodes MKITHVTTRVLRTPADNPLVVGLPEPTDTREFVTLELGTDQGLVGIGLTFFGGALTPALKAAVDALARLIIGDDPTQVEAIVAKLRRAAGSSGPGGIFSLALSAVDTACWDLKGKAAGKSVCALLGDLRDRVPTYASGALMRQHPVDYLAKAGPRLVDMGFRQMKMQCGSEPTMAASVERVRVMREAIGPDIDLMCDINQLWSVHHAIEVGHRITQFHLFWLEDPTAHDDYAGLARVADALVTPIAAGEYHYGIVPFRHLLEARSVDIVMIDLLRVGGITQWMKVAGMAEAFNLPVVSHLIPEIHVHLVAAIPNGLTVEYMPWTLRLYEETPAIEGGRLVVPKKPGLGLAFDPAAIKKYQVG; translated from the coding sequence ATGAAGATCACCCACGTCACCACGCGCGTGCTGCGCACCCCGGCCGATAACCCGCTCGTCGTCGGCCTGCCCGAGCCCACCGATACGCGCGAGTTCGTCACGCTCGAGCTGGGCACTGATCAGGGTCTCGTGGGCATTGGTCTCACCTTCTTCGGCGGCGCGCTGACGCCGGCGCTCAAGGCCGCTGTGGACGCGCTCGCGCGGCTCATCATTGGCGACGACCCGACGCAGGTCGAGGCCATCGTCGCCAAGCTCAGACGCGCCGCGGGCAGCTCGGGCCCCGGCGGCATCTTCTCGCTGGCGCTCTCGGCCGTGGACACGGCGTGCTGGGACCTCAAGGGCAAGGCCGCGGGCAAATCCGTGTGCGCGCTGCTCGGGGACCTGCGCGACCGCGTGCCGACCTATGCGAGCGGCGCTCTCATGCGCCAGCACCCCGTGGACTACCTCGCCAAGGCGGGACCGCGGCTGGTGGACATGGGCTTCAGGCAGATGAAGATGCAGTGCGGGAGCGAGCCGACGATGGCGGCATCCGTTGAGCGCGTGCGCGTCATGCGCGAGGCCATAGGCCCCGACATCGACCTCATGTGCGACATCAACCAGCTGTGGAGCGTGCACCACGCCATCGAGGTGGGGCACCGGATCACCCAATTCCACCTCTTTTGGTTAGAGGATCCGACCGCCCACGACGACTATGCCGGCCTCGCGCGGGTGGCCGACGCATTGGTCACGCCCATCGCCGCGGGCGAGTACCACTACGGCATCGTGCCCTTCCGTCACCTGCTGGAGGCGCGCTCCGTTGATATCGTGATGATCGATCTCCTGCGGGTGGGCGGCATCACGCAGTGGATGAAGGTCGCCGGCATGGCCGAGGCATTCAACCTGCCCGTGGTGAGCCACCTCATCCCGGAGATCCACGTCCACCTCGTGGCCGCCATCCCCAACGGCCTCACGGTCGAGTACATGCCGTGGACGCTCCGGCTCTACGAGGAGACGCCGGCAATCGAAGGCGGCCGGCTTGTCGTGCCGAAGAAGCCGGGCCTGGGCCTGGCGTTCGACCCGGCGGCGATCAAGAAGTACCAGGTGGGCTGA